The bacterium nucleotide sequence CAGAAGGCGTCCCGACCATAGAAATGGTCAGGATCATGGCATATATTAAAGACAAAAAATGCCGCATCGTCGGACCAAATTCGCCGGGTCTCGTATCGGCCGGCGAGGCGAAGGTGGGCATTCTGCCCGGCAATATATTTAAGAAAGGCCCGGTCGGAGTGATATCCCGCAGCGGCACGTTGACCTATGAGATCGTTGATCATATCACTAAATCCGGTATTGGCCAGTCCACCTGCATCGGTATCGGCGGGGACCCCATCATCGGCACAAAGTTCATTGACTGCCTGGAACTTTTCGCCAAAGACAAAAAGACCGAAGCCGTGGTTGTGGTCGGCGAGATCGGCGGACGCGATGAACAAGATGCCGCCGCCTACGTCAAGGCGAACGTTAAGAAACCGGTGTTCGGTTTTATTGCGGGAAAGACCGCGCCCGCCGACAAACGGATGGGTCACGCCGGCGCGATCATTTCCGGGACTTCAGGCACGGCTGCGGAAAAAATAAAGATCTTTGAAGAATGCGGGATAAAGGTGGGAGAGACGCCGGCCGAGGTCGGTCAACTGGTACGCGGCGCTTTCAAATAGTCAACCGAAAGAAAAAAACATTTAGTTCCACCAATACCAACCGGTATGCGGTATCAGCTCTGCGCCGTTTCCTGCTGCCGGCTGTCTATTTTTTGCAGAGTTTCGGAGGTTATATCCAGCGCCTTGGCGATGCGATTAGAGATGCGCTGGAGCGCGTCGTAAACTTCGCGGTCTGACAATTCCTTGTTGTGGATCTTGTCCAGCACCGTCTCAAGATCGGTGAAGATCCGAGCCAGCTCTTTGTAGTCGTACGTGAGATTTCGTTCCAGCGAGTGGCTCAGCTCATTAAAAATCTCCGTAATGCCGTCGAGCGCATCGCCCTTGCGGAACTTGATCTCACCGGTTCTCTCGCCGCGGCACAAACGCTGGATGTAGTTTCCCAACCGGTGGACCGGACCATAGATGCGGTTCGACCATAGGATCATCATCCATAAGCTCAAGGCGTACAGGACCAGCGTGATCCCCGTGAAGATGATCACCGAGAAGGTCGGCGAGATCGTGCCGGCGAAATTGTTTTTCAGGATAACCAACGCGGCGATGGCGATGACCGTCGACACGATAATGAGCAGCGCCATCACGCCGATGATCAACCGGTACTGCACATGACTGACGAACAAGATGCGGCGACGATTGCTTTTCGGCATATGCAAACATACTACATAATAATGCCAGTATTGTCAAGATGATAACAAAAACACAATGGTTAAAAGGTTAAATAGTTAAAAGTCAAAAAGCTAAATAGTTGAATATTTAACCATTCACCAGTTACCATTTAACCAATAACTGCAAGTAACGGGATTGACTTTTTTATCGGCGTGAATAAAGTATGGTGCATGCTGTTCATTCTTCTCTTATCAGCTAATCTCGATTTCCGGGGCGTTTGGATCCCGCGCTGGTCATTGGGAGATCAGCAAAAGATCTTCAAAGTCCTGGATGGACGGTTCAACCATATTTTCCTGCAGATCTTCGCGAATGGCGAGGCTTACTATCCTTCGGTCTATACCCCGAGCAGGAACGTCTCGGGTTCGTGGTTGACCGATTTCATCGCGGCAGCTCACGAGCGGGATATCAAGGTCTCGGCGTGGGTCAATGTTTTCTATTCCTGGGGGTATGCGCCGCCGCCTTCGGACGCGAAGCACCCAATCGTGTCGCACCCGGAGTGGTATGTCGTTGACCGGGATAAAAATTCGATATTAGAACACAGCGCTGACGATCTGAGAGCCATGGTGCTGGAGGGATATTATATATCGCCAGCCAATCCCTCGGTAAGGAACTATCTTATATCCGTGATCATGGAGATCATCAATACCTATGATTTCGACGGCGTCCATCTTGATTATGTCCGGTATCCAAAGTCCACATACAAATATGACGATGCGCTGAGGACGAAGTTCATGCGCGAGTATTATATCGATCCGCTCTCGGTCGAGGGCGAGAGCAGCCCGCAGGAGCGGTTCGGCCTGTGGGGATGCAGCGACATCAGTGCGCTTTACGGTTCGTACATCCAGAATGACCTTACGCTGCTGATCAGAGACATAAGCAGCGCCATCAGGAATACCGGCAAGGGTGTGTACCTTTCAGCGGCGGTCAAACCTGATTACGCCGCGGCGCGCGACGAATATTATCAGGATTGGCCCGCCTGGCTCAACGCGGGTTATCTGGATTTCGCGTGCCTGATGGCATATCAGCGGAATATTGATCCCCTTCTGGATAAAGTAAGAAATGCGGTGCAGGAACCTGAACGGGTCATGGTTGGCCTTGGTCTGTACAACCAGCCGCTGGAGGTCATCGACCGCCAGGTATCAACGGTGTCCCGGGACGATTTCGGGGGCGTGGTTTTCTTCTCTTACGAAGAGCTTAAAAAAAACAGAGCATTCTTAAGCACGCTGCACCGGTCCTTGTCGCCTTGACAGCCGGTGTGTTATGAATATAATTGTCGATGGTTGAAGGACTGATAACAGTACTGGTGCTTTCTTTCGTCGCGCTGGTCATCGCCTTGATCGCCAAGGCGGGTTGGTTCGTGGTCATCCCTCAGTTGCTCAGCGCGCTGGTCGTTGTGTACCTGTTGATACGGGTAAGGGTCAAGATCGCAAAGGCTGAGAAAGAAAAGCTGAAATCCAAGATCGACGAGCTTGTACAGAAGATAGAAAGCCTGGCTAAAAAGGAAAACTAATAACGGCGGCCCGCATGAATATAGGGCTGCAACTCCGGACCCGGGTGACAACGCTGGCTGTTGTCTGCTGGGTCCTGTCGTTTCTGCATGACCGATCCCCGTTTTTGCATGCTGAGCAAACAGAAATACCGAATATCAACGGCGTCTTTACGTTATCGTACCAGCAGGTGTCACCACGGGCACTCGCGGTCTGGGATTCGGTTTTTTCCTGTCGGCACGTCGACCGCAATCCGATCGGCATGCTGCTGTTGATCATCGCCCACTTTTCCAGGTTTGACCGGTTGGCGCCGGAACAGCTTTTATCGCTGGAAGAAATTATCGCCCACGAAAAAACCAATAAGCTCAGCAGCACCGCGGCCACGGCAGCTTTGATGCAAAGACTGGGGTGGGATGTGCAGGTCTTTTGCAATAGTGACGAGTGTTATCTGGGGTTGTGTCTCAGCGACGACTGGTGGGTGCGCAAAGGCACCTGGATCGAAAAAGACGGCCGCAGGTATTATCTTAAAGAATTCGATGATAAAACACCGGTCGGAGAGCTGGTATCCGATGATCCCCGCTCCACGTACGCGAGCCCGCAAAGCAGGGGCGCCAACCTGCAGCCGTTCCCGGTCTGCGAAGACCTGCCCCGGTTCGGCGGCGGGAAAATCAGGAAACTCCGGCTGGCATGGGACTGCGAAGGCACTGCTTATGCGATAACCGCGCTGATCCCGGATGAGCTGCTGGAATGGACGCGCAACCTGCCACCGAGCCTTTACGGTGCGGCCCGCTGCGGCGTGCAAGAGCTGGCCGCGATCGGCATCGCAGACACGCTGAAGGCGCTGACGCGGGATCTGGGCGAGTATGACCGCGTCAATTTCCTGTACAAATTCTGCCAGTCGAAACAGATCTTTACGTATGACAGCGGCCTGCCCATTCGCAGCATTGCCAGGCAGTTCATGGACAAAAAAAATGACTGCGACGGCCGCAGCGTGTTACTTTACAGCCTGCTAAAGGCAGTTCTTGGATATGCCGATGAAGATATCGTCTTCGTGAGCTGGCCGAACCATCTAGCCCTGGCCTTAAGACCCAAGACCGACGAGGCCCGCAAGATATTAAGTACGGATGGATCTCTCGTGAGCGGAGGTTACTACATCCTGGATGCCGCCTATGCCGGGAATACGCATTGGGGAGATCGAATGATGAACCTCCCGGATGCCTGCGGGATCATCGATTGAGTGAAAAAAGCGCCATGGGCAATAATAACGCAAATTTCTTAGCGGCGCACACGGATATCCAGAACTTGATCCTGAACAGCATGCGTGATGCGGTGACGATCATCGATGTCAATAGTTTTACCATCGTCGGTTTCAATCAGGCGTTTCTCGATCAAGTCGGGCTCACCGCCGAACAGGTGCAGGGTAAACACTGCTACGAGATCACGCACCAGCGCGATTCAGCCTGTAATGAATTTGATCACTCCTGTCCCCTTCTTGGTTCACTTAAGGACCACAAGCAAGCGACCTTTGACCATGTCCACTTTTGCCGGGACGGCAGGAAGCTGGTCGTTGAAGTTTCAGCCACGCCCCTGACCGGTGAAAACGGCAGGGTCACTTACATGGTCCATGTTTCGCGCGATGTCACCGAGCGCCGGAAAGCGGAGGACGATCTGATAAAAATGAAAAAAGCGGTTGAAGCGTCCGGTGAGATTATGTTCCTGACCGACCGGCAGGGGATGATCACGTTCATCAATCCTGAATTCACCAGGATCTACGGCTATACGGTTAATGAAGTTGTCGGCAAGACGACACCGCGGATCCTCAAGAGCATGATGATGAAGAAGGAGGATTACGAACAGTTCTGGAAAACGCTGTTGAGCAAGCAGATCGTGCGCGGGACGATCGTCAACAAGACAAAAAGCGAAAGGCTCGTCCATATGGAAAGTTCAGCGAATCCCATCATTGATAAGGATGGCAACATCATTGGGTTCCTGGCGATCCAGCGGGATATAACGGATCGCCTAAAAGCCGAGGAGCGGCTGAACTATCTGGCATACCATGATGCCCTGACCGGTCTGCCCAACCGGCAGTTGTTCAATGATCGCGTGAATGTCATGCTGGGCCGGGCCAGCCGGTTCCGGCTGCTGATCGCGATCATGATGCTCGATGTTGACAATTTCAAGGATGTCAATGATACCCTTGGTCATGATGCGGGTGACCAGTTGCTGCAACTGATCGCCCGGCGGATGGCCAGCGTCGTGCGGGAGATCGACACGGTAGCCCGCATGGGTGGAGACGAATTCATTTTCATGGCGCCGGACCTGGGCAACATCGGCGATGCGGAAAAGCTTACGCAGAGGATCCTGGATGCCTTTAAAAAGCCCTTTGAGATAAACGGCAACCCTATATCAACAACCGCGAGTATCGGCATCAGCCTGTACCCGTCGGACGGAGATGATGTGCAGAACCTCATGAAAACAGCTGATATCGCAATGTATCGCGCAAAAGCCGCCGGCAGGAATTCCTACCGCTTTTACAGTCAGAAATAAACCCTGTTAGTGACAAAATTACACTAGAGCGGGATGAATCCCGTTGTTTAATTCTGAAAATTATCTTCCGTTTCGATGTCTTCCTGATTTTCCTCGGGCTGCACACGGTCCGGTTTATAGTTGTTGAAGCTGTAGTTCAACGCGAGCATGAAGACCGGCGACCGGCGCGACATTTCATTGTGAGAGTAAAAGTTATCGCCCTGGCTCGTGAACTCAAAATGACCCGTATTGAAGATATCGCGCACCTGGACCGTGGCCGTCAGCAGTTTACGGAACACGTCTATCTTGAGCGCGCTGTTGGTCATGATAAAACCGCGCCGTTCGCCCTGCGCGGTCACGGTCGGGCTGTTGTAGAAACCGGTGACCTGAATGCGTGCCCGGCTGCTTATCTTTAAAGTCGAATTCAGGCGGGCAGACCAGTTATTGCTTTCCTGCGATATGGAATCTCCTTCGAGCACGCCGTCGAGATGGTACTGGTACAAGTTGCCGGTCAGGTTTAAGTTGAACCACGGAAAGAGGTCATAATCCATCATAAGTTCGGCGCCGTAAGCACGGTCAGAGCCGACATTGTCGACCGAATTGAGCATGACATCGGCGCTGTATACGCTCGAAACATGGTCGATCTTGTTCAGCGTTTGACGGTAATATGTGTCGAGGGACAGGGTATTCCGGCCGATGCGTTTCTGGTATCCAAGTTCGTATGAATTGATGTATTCCGGCAGGAGCGCGGGGTTGCCCTGGCGTACCGTATAGGCATCCATCCAGGTCAGGAAGGGCTCAAGGTCCCAATCATGGGGGCGGTGGATGCGGCGCGTGTAACTGGCCATCGCCTGCTGATCTGCCGGCAGTTTGTATGAAAGATGGGCAGTGGGGAAAACGTCCCACCGGTCAATAAGAAACCGATCTGACGGGTCTATGAGCCTCATGTCGCGATGGGAATATTCGCTCCGCAGCCCGGTCTGGTATCCGATGCTGCCGTATTCGCCTGAGTAGGTGGCGTAAGCCGACTGGAGGTAATGGGCGTAATTCGCTGAATGGCTGTAATCCGCTTGATAAACAAAATCATTGCTGGTCGTGTCGTATTGATAAGTTTCTGTAGTTGTTTCCGATCTATTGATGTTCAATTGATAGCCGCTTTCAAGTTTATCCGCGATCCTGACCGGCATTGAGTACTCAACATTCAGACGCGCCCGGCTGGACGGGCCTTTCTCGATAGAACGCTGTCCATAAGTGATACTGCGGTCGGGCAAGAGAAGCCGGCTGACAGCCTGCTCGTCGCCGTTGTTCTGGCTGTATATCCCCCGCAAAGCCAATCTATGGTCATTGTTATTGAACGTATGATTATAGTCGGTATTTATCGAATATCCATAACCGCCGTGCTTCGAGCTGTCTTCGCTTATATAACTGGTCGTATCCCCCGGTACTGTCCATTCGTCATAATTTAAAACCGATGAATGGATCATATTGCGGCCACGCCATTCGAATTCCACGGCCGCGATGTCATTGGGCGTGGCATTGACGTCAATGCCGCCTTGAATGCCGTAGAATTTCCGGCCGAAGTCGGTTTCGCCTTCCGCGTCTCTATGGAAAGCGGTATCGTTAAGCGTCGTGACATTCTGCCGCCACGATGTTCCGCTGAAAACCGTGTTGTCATAGTTGACGCCGATATGGGTCTGTAATATTGACTTGCGGTAGTTCAGGCGGAAATCGCCGCCGTATTTGTTATCGAGTCCGAGATTCAGGTTCGCGGTGCCGTTGATGCCGGGAAGTTTTTTCTTCTTGGTCACCACGTTGATAATGCCGGCAACGCCTTCCGGGTCATACTTGGCCGACGGGTTGGTGATGATCTCGATGTTCTCGATGGAACTGGCCGGGATCTGCTGCAGCGCATCACTGGGCTCCAGCAGGGTAGGGCGGTTGTCGATCAGTACCGTGAAATTCGTGCTGCCCCGCAGGCTGACATTGCCCTCGATGTCGACGGATACCGACGGCGCGTTTTCCAGAACATCGACGGCGGTACCTGAGGCCGATGTGTAGGTCTTGCTGACGTTGATGACCTTTTTATCGATCTTGAATTCCATCTCCGGTTCATCACCAATTACCTGCACGCCTTCGACCCAGATCACGGAGCGTTCCAGGCGGACCGTTCCCATGTCAACCTTTGACTGTTCGGCGTCCACCACAAGGTCCTTGGTAGCGGCGTTGAACCCCATGTAAGAAAATTCGACCCGGTACATGCCAGGTTTTACACCGGTAATGAAAAAGCTCCCGTCCTTGTTCGTGGCGGCGCCCGAGATCTGTTTTTGCGCATCCGCAGCCAAGAGCATGACATTCGCATACTCCAGGGGATTATTTGATTTTGATTCCAGGACGCGGCCCGTTATGACCGCACCGGCCCGGCTGGCCATCCCCGGTTCGTTTTCTTGAGCGTACGCAAGCGAAAAAGTCATGCATAGACCGACAATCCCCAGAACCACACACAATAAAAAAGTTTTTTTCGTCATTTATGATTTCCTTTCATATGCGTTTTTTCTTGATAGCCCATAACTATATATAATATTAGACGGCAATCAAGGCGATAACGTTTACCCCGGGATCTCTCGTTTTCTATTTATTTTTGTTTATTATATATAAAATTGAGAAGAGGCAGTTAATCCAACACTAAAATATGCTGTAATTTCATAACGTTATTGAATATTTCATGTTCATTTTCCCTCTTGACAAAGTACTAATTATGTATAAAATGGGACTAAATGGGGAAAAATGGGGAATATTAGATTTAGAGGATTTTTTCAACATGCGGTCGACGACCGGAAACGTTTGGCTATTCCGAGCCAATTCCGCAACG carries:
- a CDS encoding family 10 glycosylhydrolase: MLFILLLSANLDFRGVWIPRWSLGDQQKIFKVLDGRFNHIFLQIFANGEAYYPSVYTPSRNVSGSWLTDFIAAAHERDIKVSAWVNVFYSWGYAPPPSDAKHPIVSHPEWYVVDRDKNSILEHSADDLRAMVLEGYYISPANPSVRNYLISVIMEIINTYDFDGVHLDYVRYPKSTYKYDDALRTKFMREYYIDPLSVEGESSPQERFGLWGCSDISALYGSYIQNDLTLLIRDISSAIRNTGKGVYLSAAVKPDYAAARDEYYQDWPAWLNAGYLDFACLMAYQRNIDPLLDKVRNAVQEPERVMVGLGLYNQPLEVIDRQVSTVSRDDFGGVVFFSYEELKKNRAFLSTLHRSLSP
- the sucD gene encoding succinate--CoA ligase subunit alpha, with the protein product MSIFINKKTKLCVQGITGRDGTFHTQQMMKYGTNVVAGVTPGKGGSSVDGVPVYNSVAEAVNKTGANTSVIFVPAKFAAAAMFEAIDAGVELIVCISEGVPTIEMVRIMAYIKDKKCRIVGPNSPGLVSAGEAKVGILPGNIFKKGPVGVISRSGTLTYEIVDHITKSGIGQSTCIGIGGDPIIGTKFIDCLELFAKDKKTEAVVVVGEIGGRDEQDAAAYVKANVKKPVFGFIAGKTAPADKRMGHAGAIISGTSGTAAEKIKIFEECGIKVGETPAEVGQLVRGAFK
- a CDS encoding TonB-dependent receptor, with the translated sequence MTKKTFLLCVVLGIVGLCMTFSLAYAQENEPGMASRAGAVITGRVLESKSNNPLEYANVMLLAADAQKQISGAATNKDGSFFITGVKPGMYRVEFSYMGFNAATKDLVVDAEQSKVDMGTVRLERSVIWVEGVQVIGDEPEMEFKIDKKVINVSKTYTSASGTAVDVLENAPSVSVDIEGNVSLRGSTNFTVLIDNRPTLLEPSDALQQIPASSIENIEIITNPSAKYDPEGVAGIINVVTKKKKLPGINGTANLNLGLDNKYGGDFRLNYRKSILQTHIGVNYDNTVFSGTSWRQNVTTLNDTAFHRDAEGETDFGRKFYGIQGGIDVNATPNDIAAVEFEWRGRNMIHSSVLNYDEWTVPGDTTSYISEDSSKHGGYGYSINTDYNHTFNNNDHRLALRGIYSQNNGDEQAVSRLLLPDRSITYGQRSIEKGPSSRARLNVEYSMPVRIADKLESGYQLNINRSETTTETYQYDTTSNDFVYQADYSHSANYAHYLQSAYATYSGEYGSIGYQTGLRSEYSHRDMRLIDPSDRFLIDRWDVFPTAHLSYKLPADQQAMASYTRRIHRPHDWDLEPFLTWMDAYTVRQGNPALLPEYINSYELGYQKRIGRNTLSLDTYYRQTLNKIDHVSSVYSADVMLNSVDNVGSDRAYGAELMMDYDLFPWFNLNLTGNLYQYHLDGVLEGDSISQESNNWSARLNSTLKISSRARIQVTGFYNSPTVTAQGERRGFIMTNSALKIDVFRKLLTATVQVRDIFNTGHFEFTSQGDNFYSHNEMSRRSPVFMLALNYSFNNYKPDRVQPEENQEDIETEDNFQN
- a CDS encoding diguanylate cyclase, whose amino-acid sequence is MSEKSAMGNNNANFLAAHTDIQNLILNSMRDAVTIIDVNSFTIVGFNQAFLDQVGLTAEQVQGKHCYEITHQRDSACNEFDHSCPLLGSLKDHKQATFDHVHFCRDGRKLVVEVSATPLTGENGRVTYMVHVSRDVTERRKAEDDLIKMKKAVEASGEIMFLTDRQGMITFINPEFTRIYGYTVNEVVGKTTPRILKSMMMKKEDYEQFWKTLLSKQIVRGTIVNKTKSERLVHMESSANPIIDKDGNIIGFLAIQRDITDRLKAEERLNYLAYHDALTGLPNRQLFNDRVNVMLGRASRFRLLIAIMMLDVDNFKDVNDTLGHDAGDQLLQLIARRMASVVREIDTVARMGGDEFIFMAPDLGNIGDAEKLTQRILDAFKKPFEINGNPISTTASIGISLYPSDGDDVQNLMKTADIAMYRAKAAGRNSYRFYSQK